A DNA window from Loxodonta africana isolate mLoxAfr1 chromosome 7, mLoxAfr1.hap2, whole genome shotgun sequence contains the following coding sequences:
- the TIMM10B gene encoding mitochondrial import inner membrane translocase subunit Tim10 B isoform X2 gives MTELCFQRCVPSLHHRALDAEEEACLHSCAGKLIHSNHRLMAAYVKLMPALVQRRIADYEAASAMPGVAAERPGASPSGT, from the exons ATGACAGAACTCTGCTTCCAGCGCTGCGTGCCCAGCCTGCACCACCGAGCTCTGGACGCTGAGGAG GAGGCCTGTTTGCACAGCTGTGCTGGGAAGCTGATCCATTCCAACCACCGTCTCATGGCCGCTTATGTGAAGCTCATGCCTGCCCTGGTACAGCGCCGCATCGCAGACTATGAGGCTGCCTCAGCCATGCCAGGTGTTGCTGCTGAACGGCCTGGAGCCTCGCCATCTGGCACCTAG
- the TIMM10B gene encoding mitochondrial import inner membrane translocase subunit Tim10 B isoform X1 produces the protein MEQQQQLRNLRDFLLVYNRMTELCFQRCVPSLHHRALDAEEEACLHSCAGKLIHSNHRLMAAYVKLMPALVQRRIADYEAASAMPGVAAERPGASPSGT, from the exons atggagcagcagcagcagctgagaAAC TTGCGGGACTTCCTGTTGGTCTACAATCGGATGACAGAACTCTGCTTCCAGCGCTGCGTGCCCAGCCTGCACCACCGAGCTCTGGACGCTGAGGAG GAGGCCTGTTTGCACAGCTGTGCTGGGAAGCTGATCCATTCCAACCACCGTCTCATGGCCGCTTATGTGAAGCTCATGCCTGCCCTGGTACAGCGCCGCATCGCAGACTATGAGGCTGCCTCAGCCATGCCAGGTGTTGCTGCTGAACGGCCTGGAGCCTCGCCATCTGGCACCTAG
- the ARFIP2 gene encoding arfaptin-2, producing MTDGILGKAATMEIPIHGNGEAGQLPEDDGLEQDLQQVMVSGPNLNETSIVSGGYGGSGDGLIPTGSGRHPSHSATPTGPGDEVARGIAGEKFDIVKKWGINTYKCTKQLLSERFGRGSRTVDLELELQIELLRETKRKYESVLQLGRALTAHLYSLLQTQHALGDAFADLSQKSPELQEEFGYNAETQKLLCKNGETLLGAVNFFVSSINTLVTKTMEDTLMTVKQYEAARLEYDAYRTDLEELSLGPRDAGTRGRLESAQATFQAHRDKYEKLRGDVAIKLKFLEENKIKVMHKQLLLFHNAVSAYFAGNQKQLEQTLQQFNIKLRPPGAEKPSWLEEQ from the exons aTGACGGACGGGATCTTAGGGAAGGCAGCCACAATGGAGATCCCTATTCACGGGAACGGTGAAGCTGGGCAGCTTCCTGAGGATGATGGGCTGGAGCAG gacctccagcaggTGATGGTGTCAGGACCCAACCTTAATGAAACCAGCATTGTGTCTGGTGGCTATGGGGGCTCTGGTGATGGACTCATCCCAACAG GGTCTGGCCGGCATCCATCTCACAGTGCCACTCCCACTGGCCCTGGAGATGAGGTGGCTCGGGGCATCGCTGGAGAGAAGTTTGACATCGTCAAGAAATGGGGCATCAACACATACAAG TGTACAAAGCAGCTGTTATCAGAGCGATTTGGCCGAGGCTCCCGGACTGTGGACCTGGAGCTAGAGCTGCAGATTGAGTTGCTGCGTGAGACGAAGCGCAAGTATGAGAGTGTCCTGCAGCTGGGCCGGGCACTGACAGCCCACCTCTACAGCCTGCTGCAGACCCAGCATGCACTGGGTGATGCCTTTGCTGACCTCAGCCAGAAGTCCCCAGAGCTTCAG GAGGAATTTGGCTACAATGCAGAGACTCAGAAGCTGCTGTGCAAGAATGGGGAGACGCTGCTAGGGGCTGTGAACTTCTTTGTCTCTAGCATCAACACATTGGTCACCAAGACCATGGAAGACACACTTATGACTGTCAAACAGTATGAGGCTGCCAG GCTGGAATATGACGCGTATCGAACAGATTTAGAGGAGCTGAGCCTAGGCCCCCGGGATGCGGGAACACGGGGCCGACTTGAGAGCGCCCAAGCCACTTTCCAGGCCCATCGGGACAAGTATGAGAAGCTGCGGGGAGATGTGGCCATCAAGCTCaagttcctggaagaaaacaaG ATCAAGGTGATGCACAAGCAGCTTCTGCTTTTCCACAATGCCGTGTCCGCCTACTTTGCTGGAAACCAGAAACAGCTGGAACAGACCCTGCAGCAGTTCAACATCAAGCTGCGGCCGCCAGGAGCTGAGAAGCCCTCCTGGCTAGAGGAGCAGTGA